GCGGTCATCACCATGGGCACCCCCGCGGCCACCACCTGCTTGAAAGGGAGCAGGTCTACAACGCGTTCGGCATCGCCTGATTGGGCCAGAGGCAGAACTTCGTGGGAGTCCACCCCGGTGTCCCCCAGGCCCGGAAAATGTTTGGCCACCGGAATGATCCCGCCGGACATATACCCCTTAATGGCCGCGAGTGCATAGCGGGCCACGTGCTCCGGGTCCCTGCCGTAAGCCCGATCCCACAGGGGGCAGCGTGGTGAGCGCGGCACATCCAGGACCGGAGCCAGGTTAACATTGATCCCCACCAGAGACAGTTCCCGGGCCACGTGCCGGGCCAGGCGCGCCACGTCCTTGGGGGTCTTGGTCGTCCCCAACGTCCGGGCTGGCGGGATGATCGTAAAAGGCTCTTTCAGGCGCTGGACCCGCCCCCCCTCCTGATCCACCGCGATCAAAAGCGGCCGCCCTGTCGCGGCCATGGCCTCGTGTTGCAAATCCCGGTTCAACTCCCAAACCTGCTCGGGGTTCTCAATATTGCGGGCAAAGAGGATCACGCCCCCCACCTTCAGGTCCCGGATTAGTTCACGGGCCACCGCGTCCATCCGGGGGCCGGGAATTCCCACCATGAGAAGTTGCCCCCAAAACGCCGGGTGATCGGTCTTCGCCGCTTTATCAATGGCCATTTAATCTCCCCAGTTCACTTTTGTGGATGATCAGCTCGCCTAGAGGAGCTCCGCCAGATAATAAAAATTCAACTTTCGGGCTGCCGGAACCCCCAGCCCCTGTAAATGCAGGAGACAGCTATAATCCAAAGACACCAGCCCCGATGCGCCCGTGGCTGCCACAGCAGCCAGGTAGGCCTCGCCGATCTCCCGGGAAAGTTCAGGCTGCATCAGACTGAACGTCCCGCCAAAGCCGCAGCAGGTGTAATAAGGTGAAACCGTCAGCACCTCCAAACCCTTTACCGTGGACAAGACCTCCCGGGCGCACGCCAAGACCTCCAACTGCCTGGCCTTACAAGACTGGTGCAGGACCAGAGATCCCTCAAACCGGGGGCGCAAGGGGAACGGCCCCGCCTTAACCAGCCACTCGCTTAATTCCAGAACCCGGGCCGCCAGGGACTCCACGGCCCGGCGTTCCTTAAGGCCTTCGGCCAGCTCGGGGAAACAGTGCCGCACCAGATAAGTGCAGGAGGCGCTGGGGCAGACGATAGTCTCGTCTCCGGCAAAGACCCGGAGAAAATGGCGCATGAGCCTCCGGGCCGTGGCCGTATCTCCCGCGGTCCAGGCAAACTGGCCGCAGCAGGTCTGGTCCTCCGGGTATTCCCAGGGAACGTTCAGGCGATCCAGAAGTTTGGTCACCGCGTTAGCCACGCCGGGCGCACTCTGGTCCAGGAAGCAGGGTATGAAGAGCTTGATTAAACCCAATCCAACTCCTCCCATCGCTCTTTTATCACAAATGCCCTCACCGGGGGAAGGACTTGTCCTCAGGTTCCCCCGAGCCGGGGCGCTTGTGTGCCCTCGTGGTTGCGCCTCGGAACCGGCTGCCAGGAAATCCTTTCCCTTGACAGGCTTGGGGTGGTTTTTATAGAATGAAATCAAAAATTTACGAAATAATAAGTGCTTGACTCCTAAAAGGAAATCCCTTTCCCATGACCGAAGCCTCGGCTCATATTCTGGTGATCGATGATGACAAAGCCATGCGGGACGCTTGCTACCAAATCCTTTCCCGCAAAGGTTTCCAGGTGGAGTTGGCTGCCGGCGCCAAACAGGGCCTGGCGCTGCTGGAGCGCCAATCCTTCGACGCCATTCTCCTGGACCTGGTTATGCCCGACATGGACGGCCTGGAAGCCCTGAAAAAAATCCGGACCCTGGACCCCGACGTCGAAGTCATCATCATCACGGGCTACGGCACCATCCAGTCCGCGGTGGAATCCATCAAGGCCGGCGCCTTCCATTTCCTTTCCAAGCCCTTTGTGCCCGACGACCTGCGCAACCTGGTGGGCCGGGCCCTGGAGAAACGCCGCATGGACCTGGAAAACCTCTACCTGCGCCAGGAACTGCGCGCCAAAGACGAACGCAACACGCTGGTCTACGAGAGCGAACCCATGGTCCGGATCGTGGACATGGTTACCCGGGTCGCCCCCACGGACAGCACCGTGCTCATCACCGGCGAATCCGGCACCGGCAAGGGGCTGGTGGCCCGCAAGCTGCACCAGTTGAGCCAGCGCTCCCGGCGTCCCTTCATTACCGTGGATTGCGGCACTTTGGTTGAGACCCTGTTCGAAAGCGAACTCTTCGGGCACGTCAAAGGCTCCTTCACCGGGGCCGACGCCAACAAAGTCGGTAAATTCGAGTTGGCCCAAAACGGCACCCTGTTCTTTGACGAAGTCAGTAACATCGGCCTCGAGGTCCAGGCCAAGCTGCTCCGGGCGGTGGAGGAACGCAAGATTTCCAAGGTGGGCAGCCACCGGGTGATTACCGTGGATGTGCGCATCATCGCCGCCACCAACAAAGACCTTACCAAGGCCATCCGGGATGGCTCCTTTCGGGAAGACCTGTTTTACCGCCTCAACGTCGTCCTGATCAAGATGCCGCCCTTGCGGGAGCGCAAAAGCGATATTCCCATGCTGATCCAACACTTTTTAGACAAGTATAATGCCCGGCTGCGCAAAGAAATCCGCGGCATCTCGCCGGATGCCCTGGACCTGCTGACGCGCCATGACTGGCCCGGCAATGTCCGGGAGTTGGAAAATACCATGGAGCGCCTGGTGGTCTTGAGTTCCGGCCCGTATCTCGAACCCGCGGACCTGGTCTTTGCCGGTACCGTCTTAACCCCGCCTCCCGAATCCTCCGAAGGCGGGTCGCTTAAAAACCTGGAACGGGACCACATCATCCAAACCCTCCAACGCTACGACGGCCACAAAAGCGAAACCGCCCGAGCCCTGGGCATCGACCGCAAAACCCTCCGGGAGAAGTTGAAGCGGTATAACCTTGAATAAAACAACCTCTCGTTCCCAAGTTGCACTTGGGAACGAGAAGAAAATAGAATGTGATCGGCGAACATGAACTATCAAAGGCTTTTAGAACTGTTTTGGGAATTTGCAAGGTACCTTGAATCCCTGCATACACTTTATTTAGATAGCATTGCTGGTTATTCGATTCTGCATGAACGTCTTCTTGCTCATCAGCAACAAATGAAACATTTATTGGGAAATCACGAATATGCAACTGAGCAGTTCCAAGATACATGTTCGATGCTATATAAGGACTTGTGCGATAAGGATTTCACACCTGTAGCTATATGGCCGGTAATGAAACAGGGTGACATAAAGGAAAGAACAAAAGAAGACGGCAAAAATTGTTTGCTATTAGGTGCCCAATGTGTGGTTTCAGCGTACTTATACTGGGAAGAATATCTTCGAATTGAAATTGGCAAAGCTATCGGTGTTATAGGCGAAGGTGCTAAAAATGATAAGAAAACAAGAAAAATATTAAATAAGTACGTTGTCAGTGATCTATGGGGTGATATACGTCTTCTAAGAAATTCAATTATTCATAATAAAGGTGTCGCAAACTCAGAAATAGTAAAATGTAATATCTTTAAGTGGTTCAAGCCGGATAACTTCGTTGAACTGGATTATCAGAAGATGAAAGTAATATTTTTATCAATGTGCGATTTTAGAAATGAATTACATAACATGTCACTGCCGCCGTGGAAGGGCATCAAAATACCAGTCAAATAGGACTGATAACATTCTACCCTTTCACCCCTCGTTCCCAAGTTGCACTTGGGAACGCAATATTGCTCAAAGCTGTGCTTTGAGACCTTATCATCATTATGCGTAGCCGATATAAGATCAGCGAATTAAAATCCCCTCATTTCATTACCTGCACCATTGTGGCCTGGCTACCCGTCTTTACCCGCCCAAGGTATCTGGACATTATCACCGCCTCTTTAACCTTCTGGCGACAACAAAAAGGCCTGCGCCTCCACGCCTATGTCATCCTCGATAATCATCTGCACCTGATAGTCTCCGCAGATGATCTGTCCCAGGTTACCCCCTCGTTCCCAAGTTGCACTTGGGAACGGAATATTGCTCAAAGCTGTGCTTTGAGACCTTATCATCATTATGCGTAGCCGCTATAAGATCACCGAATTGGAATCCCCCCACTTCATTACCTGCACCATTGTGGCCTGGCTGCCCGTCTTTACCCGCACAAAATATCTGGACATTATCACCGCCTCTTTAACCTTCTGCCGACAACAAAAAGGCCTGCGCCTCCACGCCTATGTTATCCTCGATAATCATCTGCACTTGATAGTCTCCGCAGATAATCTGTCCCAGGTGATTCGAGACTTTAAAAGACATACCGCCAAGGAAATCCTGGCGGCCGCCAGTCAAGAAAACAAGCAATGGCTGCTCAAGCAGTTCGAATTCTTCAAAGGCGTGCATAAAGGCAAAAGCCAGCATCAAGTCTGGCAGGAGGGGGTCCACCCTCAGGCGATCATCACCGAGGATATGCTCACCCAGAAGCTGGATTATATTCACTATAATCCCGTGAGGCTTGGTTTAGTGGACCGACCCGAAGACTGGCGTTATTCCAGTGCCCGAAATTACTTGGGCCAGGATGGATTGTTGGAAATTGATTTGATTGACTAGTGGAGCAAAGCACAGCTTTGCGCCATGTTTGCGTGCCCAAGTGCAACTTGGGCACGAGGGTAATTTGAAGAATAATCTAAATTCCTTTCGCCTCACGCGACTCCAAACCCTCATCCTCCTCTACGGCGCCGGGACCATGGTGGCCCAGGTCCTGATCCTCCGGGAACTCCTGGTCCTGGCCCAGGGGCAGGAGTTGAAGCTGGCCCTGGGGCTATGGTGCTGGCTCCTCTGGGTCGGCTTGGGCAGCCTGGCGGGAGGGCGCTTCACCCCCGTCGGCGAGGGGCCGGGCCGCCTGGGCGGGCTGCTGGCGCTGTTGGGGCTGCTGCTCCCGGCCACCATCCTGGCGGGCCGAGCTCTCCCCACCCTGGCCCACCTGCCATTAGGCCAATCCCTGCCCCTGTCCACCACGTTTCTTCTCTTTTTTATCCTGCTGGCCCCCTTTGGCTCGGTCTCCGGCTACTTTTTCCCCAGCGCGGTCCAGGTCCTCACGGCCATGAACAAAAACCCCCAAGGGGCCACCGGCCGGGTGTACTATCTGGAGACCCTGGGCGCGGCCTTGGGGGTGGCGCTCTTGCAACTGCTATGCATCGGCCGCTTTGCCAACCTGAGTCTAGGGCTGGCCGTGGGGTTCCTCCTGGCCCTGGCCCCCTGGCTCCTGGCCAAGCCCCGGTCGATCACCGCCCGGGCCGCCGTAACCATCAATCTCCTGGTCCTGGCCGCGGCCCTGATCTTCGCGCCCCGGTTGGAATTGGTTAGCCGCGCCTGGCTCTGGCCCGGCCGCCAGGTCATCGCCACCGTGGACAGCCCCTATGCCCTGTTGTCGGCCCAGCGGGAGGCCGAGCAAATCAGTTTTTTTGCCAATAACCTCTGGCAGTTCACCTATCCCGATCCCCTGACCGCCGAACATCAAGTCCAGGTAGCCTTGCTGGAACACCCAAATCCCCGCCGGGTGCTCCTGCTGGGGGGCGGAGTGGCGGGCTTAAGCGCAGAGATTCTCAAGACCCCCACCATCACCCATCTGGATTATGTTGAACTGGACCCCTTCCTGGTGAACCTGGCCCAAAAGACCCTCCCCGCGGTAGCCGGCCAGAACCTGGACCGCCGGGTCCACCTCATTTACCAGGATGCCGGCCGCTTCTTGGCCACCACACCCAACCGCTATGACGTCATCCTCATGGCCTTGCCGGAGCCCAAGAGCGCCCAACTGAACCGCTTCTACACCCGGGAATTTTTCCGCACCGTGTCCCGCAAATTGTTGCCCGGCGGCGTCTTCAGCTTTGCGCTCACCGGGGCCGAAACCAGCTTAAACCCCTTGCGGGCCGCGTATCTGGCCATGGCTGATAACACCCTGAGGCAGGTCTTCCCGGACGTGGTGGCCTTTCCGGGAAGGCAGACCCGCTTCTTCGCCTCCCCCAGCCGCAACACTCTCACCACCGACCCGCAGCTCTTGGTGCAGCGGCTCAAGGACCGGCGCCTCGATTTGCAGTATGTCCGGGAATACTATCTGCTCCAGGACCTCTCGCCCTGGCGCCGCCAGTACCTCAACCAAATCCTGCGCCAGCAGCCGCTGGAAATCAATACCGACCTGAACCCCCGCTGCTACTTCTACGACCTGGTGCTGAGCACCGTCGAAGCAGGCCTGGGCATCAAAGAGCTGCTCCTGGGACTGCAAAACCTGCCGCCAGCAGCCCCCTGGGCGGCCTTGGCCCTGGCCACGGTATTGGTGGGGGCTGGAGTCCGCAGCCGCCCTGGTCTTAATGCCCTTTATCAGGTGATGGTGATGGGCCTGGGCACCATGGCCCTGGAAATCCTGGTGCTCATCTTGTACCAGATCCGGCTGGGCTCTATCTACCGGGAGTTGGGGGTGCTGGTGGCAGCCTTCATGGTCGGGATGGCCGCGGGCAGCGCCCTGGTTTCCCGCTGGTGCGACCGGTATAAAAATTGGCCGCACCTGCTGGCGGGACTGCAAGGGGGGCTGACAGTCCTGGCTGCGGGTCTGGCCCTGTGGTTAGAGTGGGGCTTCTCCCCGGGGTCCTCGAGCTGGGAGTTGCCGACTCAGGCGGGGTATGTCCTGGTCCTGGCCGCGGCGGGCTGCGGCGGCGGCGGGGTCTTCGCGCTCAGCGCCGCACTTTGGGCCAAGATCGCGCCCGATATCCGGGGCCAGGGCGGCAAGCTCTATGCCGCGGACCTGTTGGGGGCCACTTTGGGGACTCTGGGGGTCAGCCTGCTGGTGTTGCCGGTCTGGGGCATTATCCCAACCCTTGGGGTGGTGGCGTTTCTCCATGCCGGGGCAGGCCTTATGGCGCTCTTCCCGCAAAGCTCGTCAATGCTTAGCGGGTCATGACCCGGAAACAGACCGGCGATCGGTGGTGATCTGCGCTAATCTCGGTTAGGTCTGAATAACTCTCAATATAACCATACAATATAGGTACTTTTACCGATTGAACTTTGCGTGGAGAATGATAATAATAAAATACGTCATAAGGTGAAGGCCAAGGGGGGTCATCCTGGGGGATACGGGAGGCAGCAAAATGGCCATGGTCGCCTTTTATGCCGGGTTAATCGTTGGTATTTTGGTTGGCTGCTTATTAATGTCCCTCTTTTCCTTTTTCCTGGCTGGAGACGACAACGGGTTGCCTGCCCACCCGGAGATACGTCCCCAAGAAAAGCCCCTGGAGCTTTAATTAGCATCTGTTCTGGGTAGAAGCTGACCGCGCACCAGTCCTCTTGGGTGTTGTAAGCTACGGTGGCCGATGCCCGAAAGAGCGGTGATGGCGGCTCCCGCGTGGTTAGGGTAGCCGCCTCACACGCAATCGCACTCCTCCACATCCCTGCTACCCGAAATTTGAGACTGTTGCGATCCATGGGAGTCCCCGGCTCCGGTCTGCCGAGCAGGATAGTGGTACGAATAAAGGCAAAACCAGTTCAGAAAAGAGGACCAGACTTTTTCCCCGAGGACAGGACTTCACCAAATTCCGTCGCTGGGCTGGTGGGTGAAGCGTTAATATGCATTTTTTTCTTTACCTCCGGCGGGATTTTATTTATTATTTTAACTAAATAAGCTACCGGCGATCAAGCTGCCGAGACCGGCACGGACTCAGGCAAACGCCACCAAGGAGTCGAGCGGGATGAACAAGTCGCAACTCATCGAAGCTCTGGCCAAAGCTGAGAATATCACCTTGAAAAAGGCGGAAATGGTGGTCAACGCCGTTTTTGAGAACATGGCGGATGCCCTGGTGCAAAAAGAACGCATCGAAATTCGCGGCTTTGGCAGCTTTAAAGTGAAATTCTACAATGGCTATAAAGGCCGCAACCCCAAGACCGGCGACCTCATCAAGGTAGACGGCAAGAAATTGCCCTTCTTCAAGGTGGGGAAGGAATTACGGGAGCGCGTCGATCGCTGAGCCGTTTTTTGCAACCTGGCCGTGCTAGATGGGGAGCTAGCGGTGCCCTGTAGCCCGAAATCCGCTTAAGCGGGATTGAATTCCCTCTTTGAGGATCGCAGCGCTGCCGTTGATGGCTGACCAGGGGGCGGGTTGGACCCTGCGCAACAGACGCTTGTGAACCCCGTCAGGTCCGGAAGGAAGCAGCGGTAAACAAGGCGGTCTGTGTCGCGGTGGTTACTAATCCATAAACCCTCTGGCAGGTGTCCTCGGTTGTGGCGGATTCGATGGAGGGTGCACGGTCAGGCTATTTTTCTGGATATCCCCTTCAAGGCCATCCTTCCCCATACTTTCAAGTGCCTTACAGATATTCTCTCCGGCCCGTGTCCGACTGCCACCGGCCGGGCTTGCGGCCTGAAATCAAGACCCCGGCGGGGATACAGGGGTTATGGATGCCGGCATCTCCCTGACCTACTCTCCTTGGAGTTAAGATGGCCCTCATTTCCGTAATTCTGGCGCACCCGCGGCACGGCAGCTTCAATCACGCCATTGCCGCCACCGTGATGCAAACCCTGGAGGCCCAGGGGCATGAGGTCTGGTTCCATGATCTCTACCAGGAAAATTTCGATTCCATCCTCCTCGCACCGGAACTGGAGCGGGAGGCCTTTCTGTCCCCACACCTCGAGCAACATTGCCGGGAGATCGCCCAGGCCCAAGGCATCGTCATCGTCCATCCCAACTGGTGGGGCCAGCCGCCGGCCATCCTGAAGGGCTGGGTGGACCGGGTGATGCGCCCGGATGTGGCCTACCGATTCCTGGAGGGTGACACCGGCGAAGGCGTTCCGGTCGGGCTGCTTAAGGCCAAGGCTGCGCTGGTGTTTACCACCTCCAATACTCCGCCGGACCGGGAACTGGCGGTCTTCGGCGACCCCCTGGAAACCCTCTGGAAAAACTGTATCTTTGGCTTGTGCGGCGTTCCCCTGGTTTACCGCAAAAATTTCGCCGTGGTGGTCACCAGCACCGACGCCCAACGGCAGGCCTGGCTGGAGGAAATTAAGGAGATGGTCGGCCTCTTTTGCCCCACCTGATCTTAGGCTGCCCCCGCGTGCGGGGGCAGGCCCGAAGGGAAAAGAGTCCCGGCTGCAGTAGGTTCCTCCACGCCGCACTTTGCATCCTGCTCATATAATCCCTCCATTTTTCCCCATAAAACCATCTGCTTTGAGCGCATGATGCTGACATTAACAGGCATCCGGCTCCTGCAAGACCAAGCAGTTCTAGCGGCTCCAGAGGCTGGTTTTTTCGCTCAAGATGACTATCTTTAAATTGTAAAAAAAGAACAAGAGGAGGCTCACATGGTGGCAAACCGGTTTACCGAAGAGCAGGTCGCGGTGCTTAGCCCGATTGTCGACAGGCTGCTAACCATGATAGGAGCAGCCCGGAATGCTTTTAACCGCCATAGTCGCAATAGCCTGGAGGAACTGCGGTCCCCTCAGGGGAGGGAATTAAAATCGTTGATCGCCCGGAAATTAGGAGATGACCAGCCGGGTTTGATGCGAGTCCACGCCATCTTTGACCACCTGATGGTAATTAGGGACAACATCGGTGGGTGTGTGGACCCCATCGATCAGAAAATCCGGGGAGGGGTCCTATTCTCTGACAAGGCCGTGACCCAGGTTAATTTTCTCTTTGATCAGCACACCGGCATAATTCGCTCGGTGTTGGATATCTTTAAAACCGATAATGAGTTCCTGAAGAAGTTCGTCCTGGAAGAAAGCCGCAAGCTGGGGCAGGCGTGCCTAGCCTTTGCCACGGAGCACGAGGAACGCATGATCGAGGGTCTCTGCCTGCCCCAGGCGGCCCCTATTTTTCTGGCTCTTCTGGATCGCATGGGCGCCATCGCCCAACAGGAGGTTGATATCGCCACCTTTTTGGCCAGCAAGCCCTAAGGGTACTCCGGGCCAGACGTTGATGGAGCAATTAAACGCATCTGCCAAAAGTTCCTTTCCTGTATTCCCTCTCCCCTTTTTGAGGGGAGAGGGATAGGGGAGGGTGAAAGAGAAAAAAGTAATGAATATATCCGGTCAAGTTTTTTTTGACCATTAAAGCTTCAAAATCGGCAACAGATCCAGATGGTCGTGGAGGTGATAACGGGCTTTCAACCCCGGATTTTTGTAAGCCGCGAAGGGCACCCCGGCAGTGGCGGCCACTTCCTGGTCCAGGGCCGCGTCCCCGATGTAGAGGGCGGCTTCCGGCGCCAAGCGGAAGTGGGTGAGAATCTTCAGAAGGCATTCCGGGTGGGGTTTGGGACGGCTTACGTCGTAGGCCGAGATGGTCAGATCGAAATAATCAGCTATTCCCAGGGTCTTAAGCACCAGGGGCAGGCTTTTGCCCCGGTTGGTGGCAATGGCGGTGTGATACCGGGTCCGCAACTGAGCCAGCACCTCCCGAATATGGGGCGTAAGGTTCAGGAGGGCCAGAAACGGGTCGTTATTAATGGTCCTTTGATAAGCCTGGGCTTCCTCCAAAGCGGGTTGACCCTGGAAAAGATAATCAATGGCCCCCTGGGCGGTGCTGACATGCACCACCTCCAGTTGCTCCTCAATCATGGGCGGCAACCCAAAACGCCCCAGGATGTGATTGTAAAAGGCCCGGTTCGATTCCCGGGAATCAATCAACACCCCGTCGCAGTCATAAATGATGACCTGAAACAACCTGCCTCCCTGCGCTTTGATATCACTTGATACTAAGGTGCTGTCATACGGGTATTTAATTTTTGTAGGGGCGGACCTGTGTGTCCGCCTTCAGGTTGCAAGCACGCGCAAGTGCGTCCTTACCGACCGAATCTATTCTTACTTCTATGAGTGCAACCTGGTATGAACCGAAAACTGTCTTTAAATATAACCCATAACATCCAATTGGTGGGCAATGTAGATCAATTCGGCCGCGTCGATCTGGCGGTGACGCAAAGCCAGCCAACTCTCGAACCGGCTGTCATCCAACTCGGAATGCTGGTACAAAGCCCGGCCGATGGTCTCGATGATGGAGTGCAGAAAATAGGCCTCATCGCCGAGATAGCCGTCCGGTCCCGGAAAGACCACCCAGTCAGAGCTGCCGGCCGCGACCATATGGGTCCCGGCATCCCGCAGGCGCCTTATGAGTTCGCGGCCGGTGACACTGCTCCCCGCGGACAGACCCTGACGGCGGCGCGTGTCCATGGTGCGGTGGTACAAGGTTTCGATACGGCGGTCCAGGTCCAGGTCAATAACAGGCTCAAAGATCGTGGCGCCGTCAAAATTGAGGGTGAAATAGAAGAGTCCGCCGGGAACCAGCAACGACAAAAGCCGGGGCAGAGCCGCAGGAAGATCGACCAGGTCTAAGACGGCATGGGCCACGATCAGGTCCCAAGAAGATTTGCCCTGCTCCCGGGTCAGGAAATCAAACAAGTCGATGGCTGTGAAGGTCACCCGGACGTCTTGCTCAGTGGTCCTTAAGACCAGGGGCGCGCCGTGCTGCGCAGGTCCATTGAACTCCCCCTGCCCTCGTGGGAGGGGGTTGGGGGGAGGGGGCTTTGGCTTGGCATTTTTCTCCGCAGCATAACCGCGCAAGCGCCGCCGGGCCTCCCGGATGAACTCCGCTTCCACGTCGATACCGGTGTAAGCCGCTCGCGTCAGCAAACCCCAATCCAGCAACCGC
This genomic window from Desulfobaccales bacterium contains:
- the nagZ gene encoding beta-N-acetylhexosaminidase, with product MAIDKAAKTDHPAFWGQLLMVGIPGPRMDAVARELIRDLKVGGVILFARNIENPEQVWELNRDLQHEAMAATGRPLLIAVDQEGGRVQRLKEPFTIIPPARTLGTTKTPKDVARLARHVARELSLVGINVNLAPVLDVPRSPRCPLWDRAYGRDPEHVARYALAAIKGYMSGGIIPVAKHFPGLGDTGVDSHEVLPLAQSGDAERVVDLLPFKQVVAAGVPMVMTAHLKVPEWDERPATLSPVALQERLRGRLGFKGVIITDDLEMGAIATRLPAPHGAKEALAAGADLLLICNNWEAAWETARLLATETALIERGREAAARLGVLRETLSARQSELKTVRAYFGGGS
- a CDS encoding (Fe-S)-binding protein; the protein is MGLIKLFIPCFLDQSAPGVANAVTKLLDRLNVPWEYPEDQTCCGQFAWTAGDTATARRLMRHFLRVFAGDETIVCPSASCTYLVRHCFPELAEGLKERRAVESLAARVLELSEWLVKAGPFPLRPRFEGSLVLHQSCKARQLEVLACAREVLSTVKGLEVLTVSPYYTCCGFGGTFSLMQPELSREIGEAYLAAVAATGASGLVSLDYSCLLHLQGLGVPAARKLNFYYLAELL
- a CDS encoding sigma-54 dependent transcriptional regulator, translated to MTEASAHILVIDDDKAMRDACYQILSRKGFQVELAAGAKQGLALLERQSFDAILLDLVMPDMDGLEALKKIRTLDPDVEVIIITGYGTIQSAVESIKAGAFHFLSKPFVPDDLRNLVGRALEKRRMDLENLYLRQELRAKDERNTLVYESEPMVRIVDMVTRVAPTDSTVLITGESGTGKGLVARKLHQLSQRSRRPFITVDCGTLVETLFESELFGHVKGSFTGADANKVGKFELAQNGTLFFDEVSNIGLEVQAKLLRAVEERKISKVGSHRVITVDVRIIAATNKDLTKAIRDGSFREDLFYRLNVVLIKMPPLRERKSDIPMLIQHFLDKYNARLRKEIRGISPDALDLLTRHDWPGNVRELENTMERLVVLSSGPYLEPADLVFAGTVLTPPPESSEGGSLKNLERDHIIQTLQRYDGHKSETARALGIDRKTLREKLKRYNLE
- a CDS encoding transposase; the protein is MRSRYKITELESPHFITCTIVAWLPVFTRTKYLDIITASLTFCRQQKGLRLHAYVILDNHLHLIVSADNLSQVIRDFKRHTAKEILAAASQENKQWLLKQFEFFKGVHKGKSQHQVWQEGVHPQAIITEDMLTQKLDYIHYNPVRLGLVDRPEDWRYSSARNYLGQDGLLEIDLID
- a CDS encoding HU family DNA-binding protein; amino-acid sequence: MNKSQLIEALAKAENITLKKAEMVVNAVFENMADALVQKERIEIRGFGSFKVKFYNGYKGRNPKTGDLIKVDGKKLPFFKVGKELRERVDR
- a CDS encoding NAD(P)H-dependent oxidoreductase, with product MALISVILAHPRHGSFNHAIAATVMQTLEAQGHEVWFHDLYQENFDSILLAPELEREAFLSPHLEQHCREIAQAQGIVIVHPNWWGQPPAILKGWVDRVMRPDVAYRFLEGDTGEGVPVGLLKAKAALVFTTSNTPPDRELAVFGDPLETLWKNCIFGLCGVPLVYRKNFAVVVTSTDAQRQAWLEEIKEMVGLFCPT
- a CDS encoding HAD-IA family hydrolase — translated: MFQVIIYDCDGVLIDSRESNRAFYNHILGRFGLPPMIEEQLEVVHVSTAQGAIDYLFQGQPALEEAQAYQRTINNDPFLALLNLTPHIREVLAQLRTRYHTAIATNRGKSLPLVLKTLGIADYFDLTISAYDVSRPKPHPECLLKILTHFRLAPEAALYIGDAALDQEVAATAGVPFAAYKNPGLKARYHLHDHLDLLPILKL
- a CDS encoding methyltransferase — translated: MAKLMSNPAVSSYIRYLASKKALDDRSLNRHVWDRLVQAVRGRSGFAPLQVLEVGCGIGTMLERLLDWGLLTRAAYTGIDVEAEFIREARRRLRGYAAEKNAKPKPPPPNPLPRGQGEFNGPAQHGAPLVLRTTEQDVRVTFTAIDLFDFLTREQGKSSWDLIVAHAVLDLVDLPAALPRLLSLLVPGGLFYFTLNFDGATIFEPVIDLDLDRRIETLYHRTMDTRRRQGLSAGSSVTGRELIRRLRDAGTHMVAAGSSDWVVFPGPDGYLGDEAYFLHSIIETIGRALYQHSELDDSRFESWLALRHRQIDAAELIYIAHQLDVMGYI